aaggaagaaagtaGGAATATGTGCAAAAACAAAGGATAACTGAAAACAtaggaaaaaaattgagttGGTGTGAACTTGAGTTTGAAGCCCATGAGTATAAGTATCTCCAGTAAGATTATGGTTTCCTTAAAATGGTTGGACGGACTCTTGtcaacttttgtttctttaaaaaattgtcTTTATCACTTTCAAGTATCATTCATCCTCACATATTGCTTGATGCTTTATGGTTGCAGGTTAAGAGTTTGACAACCAACATCCAATTGATATTGGATTCCTTGAGAGCTTCAAGCATTGTTGAAGTACATGTGAGTTCCAACAATgcattttctgaaaaatgtTCTGCTGAAAAAAATCTGATATACGTATTATATTATGAAATGAGTTATCTTCTTATTTGTTGCCAAACAAAAGACCTTTTGGCTCTTTATAATGTTGATTGGATGAAATGACTTAAAATAGGCAATGGTGCTTTCATGAAAAATCTAGCAACTGTGCTGCAATTGGCTGCTTTTGTGCACCTGGTCTGACATTGTTGTTGTAATGATTGCAGGATGACAAGGTGAGGAGGCTTAATGAATGGATGAAATGGATACCTGCTGGTAGTCAGCTTCCCTTTGAGTCAGGCTCATCATCGCCTGGTGTATTAAGTCATAACACGCTTGCAACTTCTTTTGAGAAGATGACAGTGGAGGAAGAGGCTCCTAGCCAAACTAACACGATGGGTAAGCTAGAATCAAACTCTGTGTCTATTCCAGAGAGCTGTTCAACTGAGTCAGCTGGCCTGTCACAACTTCCCAATGGGGATGTTACCCAAACCAACCATTGAAGTTGAATTTGATCCATCTGTACAACCAAAGAATTCAAGCAAAATCCAGTATAAAGAGTGCACTGCTAATTTTGGAGGCTATGCTAAAGTAATGAGGGGAGGAAGGTAGCTGTTTTGAAGGCATGcaaattcttttctttattttctgtaACTTTGCCTAGTTTTGGCATGTTTTTGAGGCTAGTACaggaaacaaataaaaaataattataaattatcgTTGAAGTgcaaagaaagagaggaagataAGGAGGCAGAATTTGGAGGTCATTGGTTTGTATAGTTTGGATTTGGTGTGGATGTTTGGGCGTCTATTTTGTGGTTGATCAAAAGAAGAGCTTAATTTGAGATGTTATCTTCATAGCTAAGGGAATGTTAGcaattctttttgtttgtctgTCACTCTACAGTAGGTGCAGTGCACCCTATGTTTGTTTGCCACCCAGGGATGGTCAGACCATGGCTTgaatttttgcaattttgtaCTCTAATCTTAACCTTTCCTCATCTTGTTGcgtgtttatgttttatatctTGTCACAGAGGTAGATTTTATATGCTTGTATGCTCTtatacatttttgttttgattgcaCTGATGGATGTTCTTTTGTCGGTTTGAAGTTCAAACTGAAATAGATTTATGCATGTTTATGATCAAGGCAATGAACATGAATCATGATGTTGTCGGTAAGAGATGCAAGCCCAATCCTGTATTCAAtagttgttttcttttaaccTATGCATACTGCATAAAACATTTATTATAGGTATCATACTATCATGTATTCAATAACACGATTGGTTCCCCCAtttcaccaaccaaaaaaaaaaaaagactaggGTGTTTGATGAGATTTTTTATCTCGGTTTTATGGTGGATCTTCAAAGTTATTTTGTTGTAAGGATGttactttcataaatgaaaagtaGCGATATTTCAGTTAAGAATACCTGGAATTTAATTTAAGTAGGAGATTTACAGAAACTGTATCCAAGTTAAACAATTTGCTTAATTATAAGAAAATACTCGAGTCTCAAATTGTGCTTGTGCTTCAGTCATATTAAGTCACATTGTAGCCAAAAATTGTGCTTGTGCAAAAGGTCTCATAGGcctcaaaaataatttccAGTGCGCTGCAATCTAGTTCGGGCAAATGGTGGGTTGTCATGGTACTGGGTGGAAAAGTTAAATAAAAGTAATCACTAATTACATGAATAGCGTATGCATTTACTTGcctttgccctttgccatggcaccACGAGTGAAAATGCACTTATACACTCTGTGTAAAATAATATTAGAAAAAGGGAAATAGAATTGACCAATTACAAGCCTTCATCCCGGGGGGAAAGGAAATTAAACAGAGTGGGTTGTTAATCGAATTGAATTGCAGCAGGCACGTGATTGTGTAATGCTTCAAATAGTGGGTTGGATTGTTAATCGAATTGAATTGAAGCAGGCACGTGATTGTGCAATGCTTcaaatactctctctctctctctctctctctctctctctctaattgAATTGCAGCAGGCACGTGTTTGTGTAATGCTTCAAATAGTGGGTTGGATTGTTAATCGAATTGAATTGCAGCAGGCACGTGATTGTGCAATGCTTcaaatactctctctctctccctttctcaaTTAATTAGTTATAGCCTAAAAGCTAATTAGTTATGTGATGACTCATCATGGGTGAAACAAATAACAAAGAAGagactaattaataattatgaGAGACAGACAGCTGATGATGCTGAAACAGAGTCGACCCTTCCTCCTCTCCTCTACATTTCATGAGATGAGCATCTCCTCGCCTTAATTTCTGAGCTTCATCCATCACCCCATAACTTAAACGAATATGATCCCTACAACCACAACATCCCCAAGAAGCATAAAGTCCATGGAAGATGTGTGGAAAGAAATAAGCCTTGCTTCTCTTTCTCATGCTAATGACGACCACGGTCACTGCCCTccggctgctgctgctgcttttcGTGGCATGATTTTTCAAGATTTCTTCGCTACTTCTGCTTCTTCCAACAAAGACAAGGGCCGACCACCACCTCAACCAACAATTGCAGCACCAGCCACTGTTCTTAGCTTGAATTCCGATATTCAACTCCTTCCTGAAAGTGAAAGCACTACTAGTACCGCTCCTGCTCCTCTATTGAAGCACCCAGTTAACCCACAACTTTTGCAAACTAGTCATGCCGCTACGCCttcctttcattttctcaACTCTTCCAGCTGCTCCGATGCTTTGGATTCCTCTTCACTCTTTCATGTGCCTTCGTACtacaacaaaaggaaaaggcCCAtagatcatcatcatcatcaaagtAATGATCAGAATTCCAGAGACTGCCGGCATAAGCGCATGATCAAGAATAGAGAGTCAGCTGCTCGCTCCAGAGCCCGAAAACAGGAACCTTTCTAACctctctatttctctctctatatatatatacaaatgatcttttggtttttactactctttcattttcttttattcatttgtttttgtttttggttcatgcgtgaatatataatatagtatGTTGTTTGGAAACTTGATGCAGGCTTATACAACTGAGTTGGAACTTGAACTTGCCCATTTACAGAAGGAGAATGCTAGGCTCAAAACACAGCAAGCAGAGGTCAGTTGagtatatttatgtttttcctTATTTGGGTTAGGAATTTAATTTAAGGACTTGATAGGCTGATTGGTTTGCgttgcgtgtgtgtgtgtgtgtgcatgGATTGCAGTTCTTGTTGGCAGCCCCCACCCTTGCTCAGcttccaacaacaaaaaggcaTGCCCTTACCCTGTTCAGAAGCTCAACAGCTCCATTTTGAGCTAAGGCTCAAACTGACTGTATTTTATGActtcttttctcttccatTTGCCTCCTTCTTCTACTACCTTAAGCTTACCAAAAGAAACATCTCTATCAAACAGTAAGGAAAAAAGGTGCTTTGATTCATGCCATGGTATAGACAGAACCCAGGCAGGCATTAATTTGttactattttcttttgatcacATTTGTCATTTTGTTCATGTAGCCTTTTTTGTTGTACAACGAGGGATTCGGAGTAGTGGGTAGGGAACGGATAACTGCTCGAGTTTGAGTTGAGGTTGGGCAAATCAAAGACAATTGCGTTGCCATTATATATTGCTTTGCTTGCTAGCCTATAAAAAGGATGTATTAAATTAGATTAGATGTATTAAATTAGATTAGATGGGACATGCGTGCTTAGCCAACAATGTCGATGTCATCGTATTTCCTAAccttatctctctctctctcccctcccccCCAACGCACATTTCTTctgtcttttcttcttctctcacATTATTACTCTACGCTACCCCCTCAAATCTTGCTGTGGACAATTTTGGATGTTTCCCATTTGTAATACTCTGATGTTGAATGTATTATGTATGTATGTTTtgcaattaattaatcaaaatataGAGATATGATATGATGTCTGGAACCTGTGGGGCTGTATCACAAAGTCCATGCACCGGGCCCATTAACGAAAGGATCATGTTTCGTCGTACGACAGCTTTGGACTCTTGTGCTTTAGATTTGGGCCCACTCTCAGGCAAGCAACGGCCCGCCCCAGGTCAATGGTTATCGTGCCAGATGCCATGTCACGGTTGAGTTGgaaacaatttttaattttatggtgGGCGGGTGTTGCTTTTTTCCGTTTGATTTTTCATGTCACTCCAAAGGTGAAACAGTCTTctaaattatcattttttcaaGCATCAAAAGGTTATCTAttggcattttttttttctataaataaataaataaataaaagaacaaaacccCTTCCTTAACAAGAGCCGCATTGAGATgaaatgtttgaattaatgCCACTTGCATTTGTACACAGAATTTTTCTGCTTTTTAAAATAGGATTTCCCTTGCTTAATGGATACCATTTGCTATCAATAGAGAATTCTTtctcattttaaattttaaaattttaaattgaggTGATTGGATTTGCACCAACGGAAATCATATATTTGATACCATAATAAAAGGATagatctttttatttttagatattGACTGGAGTTCTTCCTGGAGTTCTTCCATTCTATCCTATTCACTGGTGCTGAtcgttgtttttttttttgttcctcttcttatgttttttttttgggccaaagttcctatttttatgttttgatttTACCTTTTGGCTACTCCATCAAACATTATCCGCTTTATGGCCCCCCtctatattttcttataaaaaaacactTTTTTGTTGCTGTTGCTTTTTTGGGTAATCTTGTTATCGCTATCATGTACAGAATGTGCAGTTAAAAACCATGAACAACTATCAACAAAATTAGAGGTGGCAGACATGACTCAAAACCCGCACGGAAAATTAGTGGGTCAACCCGCAAGATTAAATTTTCACGTTATTTTTGGGTCAACCCGCCACTGACccattaataaatatatggattttgaatcAACCCGCCAACTCGCTAAAATACCTAGGTAACCTGCTAATccatttctttgtttgttcttcattttcttcaattattttttaaatttctctttctcaatCTTCATATATAGATAGAGGAAAAAtgtaataattatttatataaaaataaaaaatacaattacttaattacttaattaaattatcaaattttagaattttttatttggtacTACTTATCGAGTCAACCCGACACGATTCGAAATCCACACGGGAAATCAGCGGTCAACTTGTACATGAAACATTAGGATTTAAAttgagcattcttgacacgTATATAATCCTGACACGACACAAAACCACTGCCAGCCCTAAACAAAACAAGTTCCATTTTTGGGAGAAAAATAGCAAGGCCCAGTATGGGCCTGGGATATTAAAAGGCCTAACAAAAGTATTGGACTTGGAGTTGGGCCTTTTAAGCTTAACCTTAGCATGGCGTTTTGGAGCTGAATAAATATTAACTGCTCTCATGAGGTTTAAttttaaagagagagagtacaTCATCATGTACATTTcgagtttgtttgtttgaattgAAAGGCAAATGAAAGTAGGAGGAGGGAAGAAAATGGGaaatgattgattgattgatttgatGGTAGTGAAACGAGCCTAGTGGCGCACTATTGCCAGCTTTTGAGGTTGAGGGATTCCTTTAATCTAAATAATAAGCATTTGGAAATTAGGAAGGAATTGTATGGTTGGCTGGCTTCTTCATTGATCACTACACTAACACATGCATGCTTCTCTTCAAGAAAGGGAGCATTTGCATTAGCAAGAGTGGCAAAGCAATTCCGTTCCGTGTTATCTTTGAATTAGGAGGATCATCCCCAACCCAACAAAAAGCACCTTCCCAATCTTGCTTGTCTTCAAAGTCAAAGTAATCACAAATTCAAGAAACAGACAACATTCATTTATTTCCACGTGgaataattaacaaattttgattaAGGCTCTTCGCTAATCACTCTCAAAGGCACACACATGGACAACACTCCATTGATTTAGTTGTTGCTTTTGGTCCATAGTCACTCAATTCCGTTCAACACGCACTTTTCCATTTTAGACCCAAAAAGCTAAAGTTAAAAGTGATTATGAGTCTCTGTAGTGTAAGCtaatgatatattttttttaatcttgaTCTTGGGGATGATGATACAATTACTTAAAATAGTTGTAGGAAAAGCAGAGATGAAGATTCCTACTAGTACTAGCCACTAGGTAAGCATTCAAAGGGCATGGCCATGGCCCATGGGGGATGGCGTCCTTCCCTTcagttggtttggtttggtatATATCCGTTACCAAAATTCATGCTCTCACAACTGTCCAATGGCATTGGCATGTCCTCTAAATTATTCAATCAAGATTAACCAACACCtattgttaattaattaatattatataccACCACTTAATCAAGATGAGCATTCACCACCACCacgaccaccaccaccaattAATATCTACCGacgaccaccaccaccaccaattatatttatatagcGCACTAATTCATCATGGATTATTCATGGGGTGGGTATACTAAGTATAACTGGGCTGGGTATATGatatttgtatatatacatCATATGCTCGAGGATGGGCTTTGACCCTTGAAGGATAAAGGGAGCAATGCAGTGCGCCTGCTGTCACACCCCACGCCACCCACCCACCATTAACGTATCATATCGTATATAGCCCAACTAAGCTCTTCACCACCCAAGTACATTACGTAATCCTGTTAATATCATCTTAAATTCAGTTTAgattcataaaatttattttaaatcatccATAATACaattcttctctttatttttctatttaaaatatccaattttttcaaataataccTAGGATCCAACTAAGCAAGTTATCTAATATAACttaaaatatgatttattgcatttttcagattccaaaactaccCCTATTTATAAGTTAACGTGTTATGCAAGGATGTAACTAATAACACacattgaatttgaaaagatctccaaatggttgtaatggatgtaggaattaatttagaaacttatttgaaattaaatattaaattcaacatGAACGTATTAGTAATCTATAGGTGATTAACgttttggtttatttaataaaaaaaattgtgttgttttgcttttatgaattatacgactagtaatctattttattGTAGTTTTATGAATAACAGTGTACAttctaattatgttgaaaaataatttggtaatctatttattgtttgttttttgaaaaacatttttttttaaatgaacctaaatttttttttaaattttctaaaTAAAGCACCTATTACTTGTATTATGAAGAATAATTTGACaatctttttattgtttgttttattaaattaattatttttgtatatataagaCACACTTCATGTTGTACTGATCCAACAACCTCAGAGCAGAACAGAGCTGAGGGAGGCAGAGTGGTGTGTAGTGAGTGTAAGAGCGCTCAAAATGGGCACGAAAAGCGTCTCTGTTTTCTTGTcattcccttttcttttcctcctgACCTTCATCTCATTTCACGCACAAACTAAAGCTGATGAGAACCGCGTTTATATTGTGTACATGGGATCTG
The window above is part of the Prunus dulcis chromosome 1, ALMONDv2, whole genome shotgun sequence genome. Proteins encoded here:
- the LOC117614858 gene encoding bZIP transcription factor 27-like isoform X2, whose translation is MIPTTTTSPRSIKSMEDVWKEISLASLSHANDDHGHCPPAAAAAFRGMIFQDFFATSASSNKDKGRPPPQPTIAAPATVLSLNSDIQLLPESESTTSTAPAPLLKHPVNPQLLQTSHAATPSFHFLNSSSCSDALDSSSLFHVPSYYNKRKRPIDHHHHQSNDQNSRDCRHKRMIKNRESAARSRARKQAYTTELELELAHLQKENARLKTQQAEFLLAAPTLAQLPTTKRHALTLFRSSTAPF
- the LOC117614858 gene encoding bZIP transcription factor 27-like isoform X1, producing MIPTTTTSPRSIKSMEDVWKEISLASLSHANDDHGHCPPAAAAAFRGMIFQDFFATSASSNKDKGRPPPQPTIAAPATVLSLNSDIQLLPESESTTSTAPAPLLKHPVNPQLLQTSHAATPSFHFLNSSSCSDALDSSSLFHVPSYYNKRKRPIDHHHHQSNDQNSRDCRHKRMIKNRESAARSRARKQAYTTELELELAHLQKENARLKTQQAEFLLAAPTLAQLPTTKRHALTLFRSSTAPF